The sequence ACAAAAGCATATGCGGTAAGCGGCGGTGAAAGACGAAGGGTTGAAGTAGCCAGAGCCCTTGCAACAAACCCTAAATTTTTACTATTAGACGAACCTTTTTCTGGTATTGATCCTTTAATGGTTGAACAGTTAAAAAAAATGATATTTGATCTCAAAGAAAGAGGTTTAGGAATAATTATTACAGACCACAATGTAAGGGAAACGCTTGATATAGTAAATAAAGCATACATATTATATGATGGAAAGGTTATAAAAGAAGGTTCTAAAATGGATATTGTAAATGATGAGCGGTTAGCTAAAATATATTTAGGCGAAACATTTAAACTATAAACTATGGTAGAGCTAAGGCATGAATTAAATATAAATTTAGGTCTTATTCTTACTCACCAACTTGATTTATCGCTTAAAATTTTAAGTGCAAGTCTGATAGAGTTACAGGAACAAATTGATGAAATAGTGTTGCAAAATCCATTAATTGATATAGATAAAAATTATACAATTGCGCCCAATAATTACTTTGAAAGCAAATTTAAAGAATTAGAGCAAAGCTACAAGGTTAAGTTTGAAAGTGAAGAAGAATACGATGAGTTAGACTTTATTGAACAAGAAACTACATTTGAACAAAAATTATTGCAAGATCTAATATTATCCTATGATTTAAACCAAAAAGAAATAAAAATTGCTGAACAAATAATAAATAGTATAGATGAAAAAGGCTATCTTTTAGATTATGATCTAGATGAAGATTCTAAGCGTATAAGAAAATTAATAATGAACCTAGAACCATTTGGCATTGCAACAAAAAATACAAAAGAATTTTTTCATTTGCAAAACGAATTTTTTTATAAAAACGAACCATTTTTTAATAAACTAAAAGAATTTTTAGACACAATTTTTACGTTTGGTCTTGATATAAAAAAACTTCAAAAAATAAATTTAAGCAATAACCAGGTTCATTTTTTTTTAGAAAAAATAAAAGCCTTTAGGCCTTATCCTTTATACGGCTATATAAAGTCAAGTCAGGAAGATTTTTTATATTACGATATAGAAATAAAGCAAATTGGCAACGAATTTATACCTATTGTTAATGATGAGTTTTCAAATAAATTAATAGTGAACGAAACACTTATAAAACAAATTAAAGATGAAGATTTTCTAAAAGAAAAACTCAAAGAAATTAAAGTTCTACATGATGCAATAAATATGCGTCATCAAACATTACTAAAAATTGCCAACATTGTTATACAAAAGCAAAGACTTTTCTTTGAAAAAGGTTTACTCCAGCCACTATCTATGTCTAGCGTAGCCATACTTATTGGCTATAGTGTTTCTACTATAAGCCGTGCACTTTCAAACAAATATATTTTATTTAAATCAAAAATTTACCCTTTTAAAATCTTTTTTTCCAATGAATCAAAAGAAGGCATATCAAAACATAGAATATTAGAAATAATAAAAACTGCTATTGCTCAAGAAGATGCTTCAAATCCACTTGACGATGAATCTTTAAGGCAAATATTGATAAAACACAATATAAATGTAACAAGACGTGCAGTCGTCAAATATAGACAAGAACTTAAAATCCCAAAGGCAAAAGATAGAAAAAGTGAGTTTATTTAATAATGTCTAAAAAACACAAAAATAAAAAAATTTATATAAAAGGTCTATTTAAAATAGAAAAAACATATTACTCAATAATTACAGACAAAAATACTTACAGTATTGAAAAAGAATTTTTTGATTTTTCAGATAAATTTGCTCAAGATAGTGATGAAGTTGAAGCACTTTTTATTTGGGCAAAACATCCAAAAGCAAAATTGTTAAATGTTGCAAAAAGGTACAATAAATATGTAGTTGGTTATATAAAAAAAATAAATTCTAATTATTTTTTTGAACCTTTAAAAACAAAATTTCTTATTAAACTCTCGGGAAAAGCTGAGGAAGGTAAGCTTGTTAAAGCTAGAATTATACAGCAAAAAAATACTGAGTTTGCAGAAATTGTTGAAGTCTACTCTAATTCATCTTTAGATGACGAATTAATTGTAATAGACAAATATAGCTTGCCAACAGAATTTAGCCCGGAAGTTGAAAAAGAACTTCAATCTATAAATGAACCAAACGAGGAAGATTTTATTGGAAGAAGTGATTTTAGAAACTTAAGAACCATAACTATTGATGGTGCTGATGCTAAAGATTTTGATGATGCAATTGATGTGGAGTTTTTAAAAAACGGTTACAGATTATATGTGCATATTGCTGATGTAAGTTATTATGTTAAAGATAACAGCGCAATTGAAAAAAGCGCTTTTGAACGAGGCTTCAGTGTCTATTTTCCTCAAAATAACATACCAATGCTTCCAAGAAAACTTTCTGACGATATTTGCTCACTTGTACCGGATAAAGACAGACTTGCTTTCACAGTTATTATAGATTTTGATAAAAAAGGCAATCGAAAATCTTTTAATTTTACAAAAAGCATCATAAGAAACAAAAATCGTCTTACATATGACTTTGTTGAAAATTGTTTGAAAGGTTTGGCAGATTGCGAAGAAAATCTAAAGTCTTATTTACAAAAAATAAAAATTTTAGCTAAAATTTTGCGCGCAAGGAGGTTTTTAAAAGGAAGTCTTGATTTGGATATTAAAGAAGCCACTTTTATAATAAATAACAACAAAATAGTAAATGTCATACAAAAACCAAGGTTGTTTTCTTATTCAATAATAGAAGAATTTATGTTGGCTGCGAATAAAGCTGTTGCCGACTACCTAAACAATAAAACAATTTTTTTGCGTAGGATACATGAAAAACCGCAAATAACCAAACTTTTGGATTTAAGCAATCAACTCAAAGAAATGGGTTATGCATTCCCTAAAAAACCAAATGCAAAAAAAATGCAAAAATTTATCTGGTCAATAGAGGAAACAAAAAGAAGCATTATATCAAAAATTATTTTAAAAAGCATGGAAAGGGCAGAATACTCACTAGAGGAAATCCCGCATTTTGCGCTTGGATTTGAAAACTATACACATTTTACATCACCCATTAGACGCTTTCCTGATTTAATAGTGCACAAAATACTTCAAGCTACATTGCTTAATAAAAAAAAATACTCATATAAAAAACTTGAAACCATAGTCAAACAAGTCCAAAAAAGAGAACTTGTAACAGAAGCTGCTGAATACTTTGCAAAAGATATAAAGCAAGCAAGACTTATTGAAAAGTATATCGGTAAAATTTTTAACGGTACAATTGTTTATATGGTAGAAAGTGGTATGTTTGTTGAACTAAAGGAAATATTTGCAGAAGGTTTTTTACCGTATAGTGCTTTGAAAGATGATTTTTATACATTTTTTCACCAAAAACAGTTGATCATTGGAAGAAAAACAAAAAATATTTTTAGGTTGGGGGATCCTATAAAAGTTAAACCTGTAAAAGTTGATATTTATGAAGGAAAAATAGATTTAGAGCTAGTATATAAGGAGTAAACATGAAAGTTTGTGTTAATATTGGTTTTGGTAATATTGTAAATAAAGAACGCGTAATTGCCATATTAAATCCAGATTCAACACCAATCAAAAAATTAAAAGATGAGTTTAAAAATACTGGTAAAATAATTGATGCTACAAAAGGGAAAAAAACACGCGCCATATTGATAACAGACTCAGGACATATTATAATGTCTGCAATTGCGCCCCAAACCTTGGCTGAGCGCATAAACGAGACATAGTGTTATGATTATTATTATTTCAAGCCCAAGTGGCGTGGGTAAAACAACAGTTGCAAAAGTACTTGAAAAATCAAATTTTGAGCGTATAGTAACCTATACTTCAAGACCAAAACGTCCAATTGAAACAGAAGGTGTTGATTATTATTTTATAGAAAAAGATAAATTTAATGAATTGGCTAAAGAAGGTTTTTTTGCAGAGTTTTCATTAGTGCATGATAATTTTTATGGGATATCAAAAGAATCTTTGAAGTCAAACTCCAAACATAAAATACTTACCATAGACGTTCAAGGTGCTTCTAAAATAAAGCAAATTATGCCTTCTGTTGTAACAATTTTCTTGCTTCCGCCTTCTTTCGAAGAATGGATGAAAAGAATAACCAAAACTCAAAGAAATAACCTTGATATTCGCTTAAAAAATGCTATAAAAGAATTGGACGAGGTGTGGAATTTCGAGTATGCAATTGTGAATTACTCAGTAGAAAAAACCGTTAAACAAATTCAAACAATAGTTTATTGCGAAGAAGTAAAATGTAAAGAAAATATAAAAAGTTTAATAAATGAGCTAAAGTCTAACATTAAGCGATATGAGGAGGATTAATGGAAACAACCGTTGAGCTTGTATATAAGGCGTTAGAACACATTGAAAGTAAATATGCTTTAGTAAAAGCAGCAGCAATTAGAACCCATGCACTCTATAGAGGAGATAAACCTCTTATAAATATTAAACCAAATACACATAAAAATACTGTTATAGCATTAAAAGAAATAGCTCAAGGATATTGGAGTATAAAATAGAACCAGAAATTGAGATTGCTTATAAAGATTTAATAGAAACTATAAAAGATGCATGTCTAAAGCAACAAAAGATTAATTTTAATTTTGAGATTATAAATAAAGCTTTTTTGTTTGCCTACGAAAAGCACAAAACTCAAAAGCGTGCTTCAAATGAAAGTTACATTATCCACCCAATTAATACAGCAAAAATTGTAACCAGACTGATATTAGATGAAAATACAATAGCAGCTGCTCTATTACACGATGTTTTAGAAGACACACAAACAAAAGAAGAAGAAATAGAAAATGCTTTTGGATCTGATATATTGATGCTAGTTAAAGCATTAACTAAAATTGAATCTTTACAATACAAAAGTGTTGAACAAAAACAAGCGGATAATTTTAGAAAACTTCTAATCTCAATTGCAAATGATCTAAGGGTTATTCTTATAAAACTGGCAGACAGATTACACAATATGCGTACCATTGTTTATTTAAATGAAGAAAAAAGACAAAGAATAGCCCGTGAAACACTTGATATCTATGCACCTATGGCCCATAGACTTGGAATATACTGGCTTAAAAGTGAACTTGAAGACAGAAGCTTTGAAATTATAGATTATAAAACTTATAATAAAATAAAATCTTACCTCGAGAATATTTTGGAAAAAAAAGAAGAATACATAAGATTTATAGAAAATTCTTTAAAGGAAGATTTATTGCAAAACAATATTAAATGCGAAGTTAATGGACGAGTAAAACACATATACAGTATATATACAAAAATGCAAAGAAAAAATGTTGATCTTGATAGTATTTATGATTTTGTAGCTTTTAGAATCATAACAGACACAGAAAGAGATTGCTACAATGCATTGGGTGTTGTGCACAAGCTTTACAAACCCCTACCAAATCGTTTTAAAGACTACATTGCTCTTCCCAAGCAAAATATGTACCAATCACTACACACAACTGTATTTGGTCCGGGTGATGTCATACTTGAAATCCAGATTAGAACAAAGAAAATGCATGAAATAAACGAAGAAGGTTTGGCTGCTCATTGGCGCTACAAAGAAGGCAAAAAATTTAACCTAAATGATAAAATGTTTGTGTGGCTAAGAAAACTCCTTGAAAATACACAAAGTGAAAGTTCACAGGAATTTCTAAGAAACATGAAAAATGATTTGGAAAGTGGCGAAATATACGTATTTACACCTGCTGGCGATTTAAAAGTTCTACCTAGAGGTTCAACCTGTGTTGACTTTGCATATGAAATTCATACTCAAATTGGAGATATGTGTACAGGTGCTAAAGTTAATAATAAAATAGTGCCTCTAAGGCATGAATTGCAAAGTGGTGATATTGTAGAAATCCTAACAAGCCCATCTCATAAGCCTTCAAGGGACNNNNNNNNNNACATCAAAGGCAAGAAACAAAATAAAACAAAGCGTAAGAGAATTAGAAAAACAAGAAATGGTTACAATAGGTAAAAATCTATTATCAAAAGAATTGTTAAGGCATAATATAACACTTACTTCCTATCTTAAGTCTAAAACTTTTAAAGATACGCTTTCTAGTTTAGGATTTGCAAAGGAAGATGACTTATTTGAAAATATAGGACTAAAAAAAATCAATCCCCAAAACCTGCTAAGCTCTTTAGAACCCCAAAAAGATACAAAGAAAAAAGAAATCGACGCTCAGGCAAAATCCGAATTTATGATTACTATTGACGGAACAAATAACTTTGATATAAAATTAGCAAAATGTTGCAGTCCTGTTGTAGGAGATGAAATTATTGGCTATATCTCAAAAAATGGCGTTATTATGATACATCGAATTGATTGTGAAAATATTGCAAAAATTGGCTATAATTCTGAGCGTCTTATTAAAGCTCAATGGCAAGAATCCAAAAAGAAAGTTAAAACAATCCTCACTGTACACGCAAAAGATACACTTGGTTTAATATCAAAAATTTCTTCTGCAATAGCAAATTTAAATATTAATATAACAGATTTTAAAATGAAAAAAAAATCAGAAAAAGACATATTTTTACTTGAGATAGAAGTATCAAGCATCAAAGAAATAAATGAATGCATAAGCGCACTATCAAAAGAACCGAGCATTATTAAAGTTGAACGAGGATTAAAAAAAGATTTTAGAAGAGGAGAATAATAAAATGACTAGCTTGTTAGGTAAACTTATTAATTACTTTTCAAATGACATAGCAATTGATCTTGGAACAGCAAACACAGTTGTTTATGCAAATGGCAAAGGTATTATACTAAACGAACCAAGTGTTGTTGCAGTAAAAAAAGAATCAAATGGTGTTGAAAAAGTATTGGCAGTAGGTAAAGAAGCTAAAGAAATGGTTGGTAGAACACCAGGTAATATTACAGCAATAAGACCTATGAAAGATGGAGTTATTGCAGATTTTGAAATAGCAGAGCGAATGATAAGGTATTTTATAAAGAAATCAAAGAATTCAAGAACAATATTTAAACCAAGAATTATAATAGCTGTACCTCATGGAATTACTCAAGTTGAAAAAAAGGCAGTAAAGGATGCAGCTAACGACGCAGGAGCAAGAGAAGTATACTTAATAGAAGAACCAATGAGTGCAGCAATTGGCGCTGGCCTTCCTGTCCAGGAAGCAATTGGTTCAATGATAGTAGATATTGGCGGCGGTACTACAGAAGTTGCCGTTATTTCGCTTGGCGGTATTGTAAATAGTGTTTCTATTAAATGTGGTGGTGATAGATTGGATGCAGCTATAGCCAGCTACATAAAGAAAAAATATTCTGTACTAATTGGCGAATCAAGCGCAGAAAATATTAAAATAAATTATGGAAGCGCTTATCCTCAAGAAAATGACAGCCAAAAAATATCAATTAAAGGCATTGATTTAATAACAGGCATACCAACCTCAATAGAAATTACGGTAGAAGAAATAAGAGATGCAATCAAAGAACCTATACAGTTAATTGTTAATGCTGTAAAAGATGCGCTTGAGCAAACTCCACCCGAACTTGCAAGTGATATTGTAGACAATGGTATTACTTTAACTGGCGGTGGATCTCAAATAAAAGGTTTGGATACACTTATTTCAAAAGAAACTGGTTTATCTGTAAAGGTTTTTGAACAACCGCTACTTGCTGTTGTATTAGGAGCTGGAAAAGTACTTGAAAATCTTGATTTTCTAAGTGAAGTTACAATTGAATGAAAAAACTTATTATATATGCTTTACTTGCTCTTATTCTTTCTCTTATAAATTACTATACAAATTTTAGTTTTTTTGTAGCAAAGAGTTTATTGTATATTGCAAATCCAGTTGAAACTCAAAGTTTTTATGCTTTAGATTTAATTTCAAATGTTGTAAAACAATATATAGTCTTGCAAAATACCCAAAAAGAAAATAAACATTTAAAAAATGAAGTCAATAAATTAAATTTAGAAAATAAAATTTTGCAAGCAAAACTTCGCAATATTGATACTGCCATTGCACCTAATTTAATAAAATGTCCATTTATATTTAAAGATTTTTCTGATATTAATTATATATATATAAAATCAAATGCGCCAGAAAAAGACATCCTTCATAAAACCGTAGTATCTCAAAAACTCAATTTAGTTGGAACAGTGGAATCAAAAGTAGGCAATCTCTATGCAGTAAAAACAATATTCAATAGTAATTTTGTAGCAGATTGTTTTATAGTAAACGACGGTAAATATTACAGAGGCATTTTTAAAGGTTCAATCAATCAGCCTAAGATAGAATTTTTAAATACACAAAGCCATATACAAAAAAATGATTTAGTAATAACATCTGGTTTGATAGGTAATATACCACCAAATATAAATATCGGTACAGTTGAAAAGATCTACGAAGTTAGGGGTTTTTACAAAGTCGCTTTGGTTAAAGTTGACAAAACATTTTTAAATGATAGTTTTGTTTTTGTGGTTAATTAAATGAAACTTTTGATTTTTGCTGTTATTTTTATTATTGCATGCGTATTTTCAATATTTAGTAGCTATATGTTTTTTATACCTTATAATGCTTTTTCTTTTTTAATAATTGCCATACTGGCCATATCAAACAATAAAAATTCTGTCTCTCAAAGCAACAATAAGCTTTATATTACGGCTTTTTTGGGAGGTTTTTTACTGGATAGTTTGCAACATAATACTATTTTTTATAATGCATTTATCTTTTCTTTAATAGTTTTTTTAAATGACCTTTCAAAAAATATGTTTGGATCTAAATTTGTGTATATTTTTATATTACTTATTACAATTTATGATGATTTGGCGTTAAAAACACCCGTTTTTGCCTCACTATTTAATTTTTTCTTACTCTTAGTTTTTTATCATATTACCAAAAGACTTCTGCAAATTGAGTATGCCAAGAAAGATTGATATCCCTGTATCAAAAAATTTTACCACAGCAAAAAATTACATTAAATTTATTTTACTTATAGCAACAATTATAATTATAGGCAGGTTATTTTATCTACAGGTTATAAACTATAACCAATATAATGAAATGGCAAAAAATAACTGTTTGCGACTTATTGGGATAAGACCGGCACGTGGCGAAATTTTAACTTCTGATAATTACATTATTGCATCAAACGAACCGTCATTCACATTGTATTTTACAAAAAATATTAAAACTGACCCAAAAGAAATAGATCTATTATCAAAAATCCTTAATGAACCTAAAGAAAAAATTGAAAAAAAAATTAACTCCATCAGCTACTTTTCAACTCAAATACTGGCAAATAATTTAAGTCATAATCAGGTTTTTGAAATATTATCACACAAAAATACATTAAAAAATGTTGATGTTGAAATAGAACCAAAAAGGGTTTACCTTGGAAACCCATATATTTACGCAAGCGTTGTAGGATATATTCAAGAAGCCAATCAAGAAGACATTAAAAAAGGTGCAATTCCAGGCTCATATGTTGGGCAAATGGGCGTTGAAAAAATATTTAATAAACAGCTAGAAGGCGTTTGGGGCTATAAAGAAGTTGAACGCAATGTTTCCGGTACAACAGTAAAGGTTTTAGGCCAGCAAAATCCAATAAAAGGAGAAAATATACGATTAACCATAAACTATAAAGCTCAGCAAATAGCCTATGATGCACTTGGAAAATATAAAGGGGCAGTTGTTATTCTAAAAAGTAACGGTGATGTGTTAGCCCTGGTAAGCAAACCATCTTTTAATCCCAATGATTTTGTTAAAGGCATAAGTGAAACTGAGTGGAAACAATTACAAGAAGGTGATAAAATTTCCCTTTTTAATAGAGCTGTTCAGGGTGCATACCCTCCAGGCTCAACAATCAAACCTTTCTTAATTTTTGCTGCACTTCAAAAAGGCATTATAACGCCTGATACCTATTTATACTGCCCTTACGAAATTAAAATTGGCAAATATACTTTTAAAGATTGGAAACCGGGTGGTTTTGGCAAAATTAATCTATATACAGCTTTAGCTGGATCATCAGATGTTTTTATGTACCAGATAGGTATGAAATTGGGTATAAAAACTATTGATGAATATTTGCAGAAATTTGGGTTTGGTAAAAGTGTAGGTTTATTCGGGTATGAATCAAAAGGAATTATTGCTTCTCCAAAATACAAATATGAAATGTATCATACACCATGGTACTTAGGAGATACAATTACAAGTGCTATTGGTCAAGCTTACACGCTTGTTACGCCAATGCAGCTTGCTGTTGCATTTTCTATAATAGCAAATGATGGAATTGCCTATAAACCACGAATAAGTGATATCCAGCCCCATACGATTTTATACGACATTAAAAAAGGAAAAAAAAATTTTGAAATTATAAAAGATGCACTCGAGCTAACCGTATCAAGTCCAATTGGTACAGCACAGAATGCCTACATTCCAAACTTGACCATATGTGGCAAAACAGGCACAGCACAGGTTGTAACAAGCCAGCAACTAAATACATTACTTGTAAATAGCAACTGGGATTTAAATAAAATCAGAAAATATTTACCTCAAGCATGGTTTGCTTCATTTGCCCCCAAGCATCACCCTCAGATAATTATGGTAGTGTTTTTAGAACATGGCTACGATAGTTCCTATGCAGCAGCTGTTTCAAAAAAAATTTATGAGGGAATGTTAAAATACCATTTAATAGAACCTAATAAATAAGCTATAGAATTTTTTCATAAATACGGTAAGTTTTGTAATGTTCAGCATTCATTGATAAAATAGCTTTATTTATTTTATCATTANNNNNNNNNNCACCGCCTCTACCGTTTCTTTTTTCAACAACCTCAAAGCTTTTAAGATATAAAAGCAAATCAATACCTAACTTTCTATACTCCGGGATAATTCCAAGCGTAATAAGTCTATAATTATCAATTTTGGGTAATACTGAAATAATTGAAACCAAATTTAAAGGTGTTATAGAACCTTTTGCTTTCTTTAAAACATAATTAAAATCAGGTATAATTGCAGAGTAAGCACAAGGAACTCCATCTTTTTCTGCAATTATAACAAGTTCTGAGCTTACCAGATTTTTCATATCATTTGATAGGTAAAAAAATTCTTCTTTTGTTGGAGGTACAAATCCCCAGTTATTAGCCCAGGCTTTAGAGTATATATCCCATAAAATTTCTAAATCTCGTTCAAAGTGTTTTTTTGAAAGATTTCTTAAAGTAACATTGTATTTTTTTGCTATCTTTTTGCTTAGCTCTATGTACTTTTGATCAGGTTTGTTTGCTACGGATAAATAAAAAGCATATAGATCTTTTGCCTTTTTAAAGCCATAGTTTTCGAGTAATTCAATGTAATATTTAGGATTATAGGGCATCATATAAACCGGCTCTTGAAAGTAGCCTTCATACAATACTGCGCATGTATGGTTAAGCGAAGGGTTTGCAGGCCCTCTTATAGATTTTAAACCATTTTGTTTCAAATAATCGCTAGCAGCATCAAATAAAGCACCTGCAACTTCATTATCATTGATACATTCAAAAAAACCAAAAAACCCAACTTTATCTTTATGGTAATCATTGTGCCATTTGTTAACAATAGCGGCTATTCTTCCAAGTGTTTTGCCATCTTTCTTGTAAAGAAATAATTTTATCTTGGCATTTTTGTAAAATGGATTTTTTGGAACAAATAATTTTTTTTCTTCAAAACGCAACGGCGGGACCCAAAATTTATCTTTTTGGTATAACAAAAAAGGGAAATCAATAAATTCTTTTAACGAATTTGTACTATTTGCTTCGATAATCATATAACATCTAACTTTTTGCCTACTTTCGTAATTTTTTCAATAGCAAAGTCTATCTGGTCAAATGTATGCGTAGCCATCAGGCTTAACCTTATAAGAGCTTTGTTTTTTGGTACGGCAGGCGACACTACTGGATTAACAAATATACCTTCTTCAAAAAGCATTTTCCTATACTGCAGAACCTTTAAATCTTCGCCAACAAGCACAGGAATAATTGGTGTGCAACTTTGAAGTGTATCGAAACCTGCACTTTTTAAGCCGTTCCTCATGCGATTTGTATTTGCCCACAATTTTTCTATTAACTCAGGCTCACTTTGCATTATCTCCAGGCTTGCAAGTACAGCGGCACATGATGCTGGTGTTATGCTTGCAGAAAATATCAAACTTCGCGCAAAATGTTTTAGATAATCAATAACATAAGCATCTGCAGCAATAAAACCACCAAGTGAAGCAAAAGATTTACTAAATGTACCCATTATAATGTCTGTCTCATCTATCAAATTAAAATGACTTGCAGTACCAGAACCATTTTCACCAATTACACCAAAAGCATGTGCATCATCAACCATTACTCTGGCATTGTACTTTTTTTTAAGCTTTACAATTTCTGGCAAATTAGCAATATCTCCATCCATACTATAAATGCCATCTACTACAATAAGCTTGCCAGCATTTATATCAATGGACTGAAGTGTTTTTTCTAAAGATTGCATATCGTTATGCAAAAAGCGCTTTACTTCACCAAACGACAGCTTTGTACCATCAACTATACTGGCATGGTCAGATTTATCTATGATAACATAATCATCCTTACCAACAAGACCAGCAATAGCGCCTAAATTTGCCTGAAAACCTGTAGAAAAAAGTACTGCTTTTTCTTTTTTTGTAAATTTTGCAAGTTTTTCTTCAAGTTCTATGTGAATATCCAATGTTCCATTTAAAAAACGAGACCCAGCACAACCCGTGCCATATTTTTTTATTGCATCAATTGCTGCTTGTTTAACTTTAGGATGAACGGTTAAACCTAAATAACTATTAGAACCAAGCATTAAT is a genomic window of Desulfurella sp. containing:
- the mrdA gene encoding penicillin-binding protein 2; the encoded protein is MPRKIDIPVSKNFTTAKNYIKFILLIATIIIIGRLFYLQVINYNQYNEMAKNNCLRLIGIRPARGEILTSDNYIIASNEPSFTLYFTKNIKTDPKEIDLLSKILNEPKEKIEKKINSISYFSTQILANNLSHNQVFEILSHKNTLKNVDVEIEPKRVYLGNPYIYASVVGYIQEANQEDIKKGAIPGSYVGQMGVEKIFNKQLEGVWGYKEVERNVSGTTVKVLGQQNPIKGENIRLTINYKAQQIAYDALGKYKGAVVILKSNGDVLALVSKPSFNPNDFVKGISETEWKQLQEGDKISLFNRAVQGAYPPGSTIKPFLIFAALQKGIITPDTYLYCPYEIKIGKYTFKDWKPGGFGKINLYTALAGSSDVFMYQIGMKLGIKTIDEYLQKFGFGKSVGLFGYESKGIIASPKYKYEMYHTPWYLGDTITSAIGQAYTLVTPMQLAVAFSIIANDGIAYKPRISDIQPHTILYDIKKGKKNFEIIKDALELTVSSPIGTAQNAYIPNLTICGKTGTAQVVTSQQLNTLLVNSNWDLNKIRKYLPQAWFASFAPKHHPQIIMVVFLEHGYDSSYAAAVSKKIYEGMLKYHLIEPNK
- a CDS encoding pyridoxal phosphate-dependent aminotransferase family protein; the protein is MDLFDKCEKFVAYKEIEQAGLYPYFQPISSEQGTEVIINGKKILMLGSNSYLGLTVHPKVKQAAIDAIKKYGTGCAGSRFLNGTLDIHIELEEKLAKFTKKEKAVLFSTGFQANLGAIAGLVGKDDYVIIDKSDHASIVDGTKLSFGEVKRFLHNDMQSLEKTLQSIDINAGKLIVVDGIYSMDGDIANLPEIVKLKKKYNARVMVDDAHAFGVIGENGSGTASHFNLIDETDIIMGTFSKSFASLGGFIAADAYVIDYLKHFARSLIFSASITPASCAAVLASLEIMQSEPELIEKLWANTNRMRNGLKSAGFDTLQSCTPIIPVLVGEDLKVLQYRKMLFEEGIFVNPVVSPAVPKNKALIRLSLMATHTFDQIDFAIEKITKVGKKLDVI